In Mustela nigripes isolate SB6536 chromosome 12, MUSNIG.SB6536, whole genome shotgun sequence, one DNA window encodes the following:
- the SPINK1 gene encoding serine protease inhibitor Kazal-type 1 — protein sequence MKVTSIFLLSALALLSLSGNTRAGLEGREAKCNTETNACTKIYDPVCGTDGETYSNECVLCVQNKKRQTPVFIKKSGPC from the exons ATGAAGGTAACAAGCATCTTTCTTCTTAGTGCTTTGGCCCTGTTGAGTTTATCTG GCAACACCAGAGCTGGCTTGGAGGGAAGAGAG gCTAAATGTAACACTGAAACAAATGCATGTACCAAGATCTATGATCCTGTCTGTGGGACTGATGGAGAAACGTATTCTAATGAATGTGTGTTATGTGTTCAAAATAA GAAGCGTCAGACCCCTGTCTTCATTAAAAAATCTGGACCTTGCTGA